TCCACGATTCATTTGGAGCCAAGAGTTGATCTGGGCATCCAAAAAAAAGCGCGACAGAGAGCATTAAAAGTGATATATGAAAGGGAAATGAGTTGTTGGGGCATCAAAGATTAGCTAAGAGTGGAATAGAGAGAGACTTACAGTGATCAAATCTTAGTTATACAAACAGTGATCCCCGAGTCTGTTTAGTTTTGGTATCTTGTGCAGTCTTTTCTATCACCCCAGACAAGAAGAGGAATAAAAAGAGTAGCAGAGATCGTCCTATTTCAGAAAAGTCAAACCCTCCTGtattctccctctctctctctctctctctctcctcttctcttctcttctcttctcttctcacATACGGCATGGAATCGTGGATCAGTTCCTTGATAGACGGGCGAAAATtgagctatttttatttttctttttctttttcctctgtttaaaaaaataaatctacttcaaattttaaaaaataaattaaaaaaataattattatcaattactattcattattaataCCTAACAAAAACCgctctcatattttataaaaaatactctacactttataaaaaattaataaataaataatataaaaataaataataacttatgTATAGATTATTTGTACAAACACAAAATTAGTAGAAGGTGTTCGAAATGAGTAAAGTATTggcctaaaaaaaaattgtaaaaacgttttatattctataataatTCTCAATTCTTGAAGCACCAAACAGATAAAGACAAAATCCAGCAGATTTCAGGGACTTCATCTACTAATAACGTATTAAGAGCACTAgcattattaaatttatttttaaattttgataaaaagtatatattttttatatatttaaaatttttttatctataattttacattgaattagcttttacaaaataataatataatattatttttttaataataatattttattttatttttcatattttataattacattaatcatatgttaattaataatttaatttaattcttacattattattacaagacagttgtagattaaatgtgaataaaaaaaactattgaagattaaaagtgaatacaaaatagatttgatgagtgaacagtagcccttcaaatttgaagaaacttaTACATTTACTGTAGTTCaaaattttacatttatctttttgactaatccaatgcatatcttttgatgaaattcatcatattttatatttagctaagcttttgatgaagccaatatCAATACTCTAAAAAGCCACGATGTATTGTGTTGCATACTAATTTTAGTACaattgaaatgaaatggtttcgaaaaaataataattcatataatttattgtaaaagatgttaaaaataatttatctataagaaatgttatatacagttttagaatatataaatctcgcacactctttttaaaataatgaataaatcaagtttagaaaatgatgatgaacttcactgaattttttttaattacctgTTTATTTCTAACCATTTATCTAAATTTGTTGGGAAAGATTTTCTTacgaattattattattattttgttgggtTACCAATTTTCTCCTAATTCACGGTAGTGTTCACATATAATTGGCGATTTACAAATTACACAATTTTCAAACCTTTCACAGCCAAAACTAATTCCAAGTCAAAACTCGTTCCAATAACCAATAAGAGAGAGTAGGGATggaaattcatttttctttttgggtaaagtCATACCAAGTAGTGCATGAGCTAATTAccaagcaaaaagaaaagaaaagaaaagaaaagaaagagaaattacaTTGTGATAAGATGGAAAATTACAGGTTTGCAAGGCTCTatttatattggattagtcagGAATGAAGTCTAACTACAGTGGGTGCAGAATTCTTGTGAAGGACACGAAACCATTTTTTGTTAATAGGAAATGGACAGAGAGAAATAAACCAGAAACCATTATCGATTCATTCAAGTAATATCGCCAAATATTAATTCTGTCATCCTCTCCCAAATCAACTTCGTGCATTCATGTCCACAGATGTTAGAGAATGCACTACAAAAAACTTAAATACCCAACAATAGAAACAGGAAAAAGCaatgaaaatgttattttacaGATAAAAGTACCGATTTTCCACCTAATTTTAACCAAAATTGTTTGGTTGCCATCCAGACCTATTCAATCCTcgcttttcttctttttctttttagtctTGCTTGGCAATTCAGCTGATTCTTCTTGTTCagcatgttttcttttcttcttcttcttctcctccttcttGTCAATGGAATCAACATTCTCATCCCCGTTCTGTGCCACAGCATCCACATCCgaatgtttcttcttcttcttcttcttcttcttttcttttgtcccCGCCTCTTCTTCTTCGGCATGCTCATTCCCATCAATTGGCACGGCCGTTTCTGCCTCAtcaactttcttcttctctttcttttcctttttcttcttctccttcttacTAGTAGCAGGAGCCTCAACTGCTTCCTCAGTCGGAGTAGGCTCCTCTGCTTTCCTCTTCTTTGGGACCTCACCATTGTCAGCAGCGGTATTTGCCATTTGCCCGAGAACAGAATCCGCAGAAGGATTATATgtctacattaaaaaaaaaaaaaaaaacagaagagctAATGAACACCAGACAACAAGGGGCAAAATCTATGTATCATatgctaaaaaataattttagacctTGGCAGCAGTTATCAATCCCCCAGCTCCCTTCTTTCGATCCTTGTCATAGACTTCTATCTTAGGTTTGCCTTTAGCTGACCCAGAAAAGCGACCCAATTCTCTACCTTCAAGATTCCTTAAACGTGCCTCAACCTGtcaattaaagaaaatgtttcAATAAAAAGATCATGCAAGTGCCAGACAAATTTGTGTGGAGTGAGTACCTTTGCTCGGTTCTCCAGGCCCAAGGAATTATCTTGACTATCTCCAAGCGCATCATATCTAATTGCTAATGCAGTTTTCGCAGCAAGTGACCGAGAAATCTTCCCCTTAAACTTTGGTGGTGCCTGACCAACCAATGAGGCATGGTAGATAAGCCCATATTTGGGAGTAGCATGCTTAGTTTTCAATGCTCTGAAGAGAGCCTTTTCAGCACCAAGAATCTGAATCGTGCTACCAGGCTGCTTTGAAAGATTCAGTAAACTGCCCCCATGGGCAATGAGGCGAGCACCAACAAGCTCCCCAACAAGGACAGTCAAATTTGGTGCGATCATGTTCATcctgttttttaaatattcatagagCTGAGCTCTGTACTCGGAAAGAGAGAGAACCTGGTCACAGAGTTCTTTGATATTAACCAAATCAAGGTCACTAATTTCAGTTCCCATTGATATCATAGCAGCTTCCTTTAATTCTGTCTCAACCTCATCTGACAATatctgcaatatatatatatatatatatcggtaaattagattttattgatcataaagatgggcaaaagcccaagtacacatgacaTATCTGCAATATTTCGAGgaatcaaaacaaaagaaacttcTAAGAGTAtaatcttcattatttttttataggtaagcaTCATCTTCATTCTTTATCAGAATAAAAACATATTGCAATTATTGCCCACGATATCATGTTTTTTCACAgttatataagaattttaataGTGAGCTCTGTTTGTTAAACTGTGATACTATATGCTCTAAAGTAACTCTTTGACTGTATGATTGCTCATCAGAATCCCCTTACCAATATGTTCAGCTTTTGGGAtgggattgaatttaaaaaaaaaaaaaaaaaaagaaatggattgGACTTGGATTCAGACTTCTACTAGGTTAAGTGGTACAAAAGGGACAAACCATAGGAACATCTTTATATACTTCAAAAAGAAAGTAAGCAATTCCACCTCAGAAAAATCAAGCTTTGCAGCATTAACCCGGTCACCCATGAGCTTCACTGTCTTGGCATAATGGATGTTATCCGCGACAATCTTAGTCAACTCAGGAAAATGCCAACCATACCATTCTCGAACCCTCATTGCATATGTATTCAGCTCTTTATCAAGGTCATCAAGCAACCCAATGGCCTGAATGATCATCGTATCCACCTAGAAAACAAGCAatatataaatgagttaaaaatacAACATACCTGCAAAATTTAAGTTACCACCTATTCAAGAAAATAGCTATTCCCATCAGTTATTCAAGAAAATGCTGATTCTCACCGGCCATTAAGGGATGGAAATTTATCTTAGAAACATGGCACTGTAACGACCCTATGAAAGGCCAAGCCACATTTGGGTTTTTACACCCATACTACTCAAGTTACAATTCAAGTGCCTGGGAATCATTATGAACCACAGCAACTTCTCTCACTCAAGTAGTGTGGCTGGAGAATGACTCTGATACAATTTTAAACAACTCAAGGAAATATAAAGCCACATCTAGGCTTATATTCCAAAGGAAGTAGTCAagttacaattggagcccccTCTCATGACAAATCTAGGTTGTTGCCGCTCAATTGAAACTAGTACAGACTGAAATTGAAATTGTCATTATCATAGATAGCTCTAACCCATTTTCTCAAGAAttaacattaaagaaataaatcaaCTAAGTCACAAGTTCACAAACTATAAGTAAGGTTTCAAGCTGTAAATAGACAACAGGTACACAGTCGGTTCACCAAAAATTTGTACACCCAACTTTAAGAAGAACCAAATTTTTAACTCAACCATAATAAACTATACATTCAAAGAAGTTCACATTCTTTATTGTTGTCTTTAAAGACCACTtattaaacaaataaagaaacacACCTTATCAGCACTGAACTTCAGCTTGTATCTAGATAAGCTATGAGATAAACCCAAACTCATTGGTGCAAAATCTTGAACACCGAGGCCAGATATGAGCTCGGTCATCTGATGTCTTACACCTCTCATCAACTCCATAACAGCCTGGCTGTGGACGCATTCTATTTTCTGCAATACAATAATCACTctgactttaaaaaaaaaatctaaaacaaaaactaaattcTATTACACGTTAGCCTATCATCAGCAAGTTCCCAACATACCAGTTTGTCCTTAATGATGTTCCCAAGCTTTGAATCAGCCACAGCCAATGTTTCACCACTGCAGTGTGCACGCAAGAACTTCCGCAATCCCTTGCTGGGTTTGCTATCAATCAATAGGGTCGCTGCTTCCAAAGCTTCTGCCGTATTCTCAAACTTGGAAAATGCTTTCAGCTTCACCACCTAAAGTTTAATgaccaaaaccaaaaaagagaTTCATCACTAAGATAGATTACGAATATGAAATCAAGATGCCCAATTTAAACAAAAGTTTATAATGGGTATTATTTTCACGCCAAAGGATCATTTTTAAGGGAAGTATGGACGATTCTTTTTAATCAACAGAGAAAACAAGAAATAGGCAGAGAGATATTACCTGTCTAGCTGTCTCAGCACTGGAAAACTCCTTCCACAGGTCCTGCATCACAATTATATAAGTCAGCCtcaaataataaagtaatgaaCTTAGCCcgatagaaaagaaaaagacttgTTCTCTCGAGGTAAACGTTCCATTATTTGAAAACCAAATATAAGTCGTAAATCCAAACATTGGACAAAATTTTCCTCCacttttctcagcaaccaatcAAAGCGCGCATAAGAAGtttgaatgtatatatatacctcaACTTTGTTGAGCTTCTTTTCATCCAAAACCTTGAAGAGCGCGAAACCCGCCGGAGTTTCAAACAACAGAATCATTCTTCAACTTCCTGAAAAACCCCAACACACAAAAAGTCAGCTCCTTGTTCACTCAAACTAGCTACATGCAGAAACGGAACACAACCCAACTCGAGCTTGGAAAAAATCTTGCATAATATAATACGTAAATAAGCCAAATACCCCCTGCACATATTCATCAAAGCAAATGCATAAGGGatatgaagaggaagagaaggggCGGGAGAGCCTAAGGTTTGGCAAACAAAAGAGAGGTGCCAATTTCATACCTCTGTTTCTGCCTGCGTTTGTGCGAGAAGAGGAGGCGGAGAAGAAAAAGGAGTgagaagaggaaggaagggGAGGGTCTGGGTTAGGGTTTAAGCCTTTAGGTGAGCTTTTGTTATTTGATAATTATAGATGAAAAGCTGAGCCGGGCTTCAGGTTTCCAATTCTCAAACCCATTCTAGCCCAGCGGCCCAGCAGAGCCCAATACTATCATccaaagtttttgttttttcgatGTCAAATACATTACATAAATACTTGACTCCtttttaattgagtttatttatttatttgcaagcTAATGCATAAAATATGCTATCCCCATAATTTATacgattttaatatttaaatttaaatttttttcttcttttaaatcaaattatatcatgcaACTGATAttgataatatgttttatataccGACTTGTAAATAGAAAAACTCTTTTTAATTTAGGGCAAAATATGATGTTGGACAAAACTTGCAACGACCTTAACTGTAGGCCAATCATAAATCTATAGTTATATTTGTATTCATTGTCAAAGATATTCTATAGTggattatttaaattattaaccaCTATTTTTCGTTGAGTAATCCTATATACATTCATGGAATGTGTAAGTATcatgcaatcgctttgaaaaatagtttggttcactattaaaaaattaatttttttcatgtgaatctcatatttatttacttttctcaaagtgattacacggcgcttgcgcactcacgactgcaactatcatttctcttttccgTTTTGATAATAAGGATTTTGCCACATCatcattgtttttaatttagtagtaaaaattaagttaagataataaatgtttggatttaaaagttataaatattccTTTTGTTGTTGCATGTCCTATACTAGTATTAACAAGCCAGTGAATAGACTtatggtaaaataaaaaaaaaattgatttaattttttgtaatctaATATGTCAACAATGTAGAGGTTATATCATCGAGATAAacctaataatataatttttccaattGGTTAGGAAAGTGTTAGGAGAGAGTAAGTTTTGATATTGCCTATTGGTAGGTTGATTGACTTATTGTAGTTGTTACAGTTTTGTTTTGAACCATAATACTTTAATAGAACcaagataaatgatttttttatcctAAGTTTTAGCTTAAATGATTGTCTGTTTAAATGGTTGACatgtaaaatcatttaaaatatgtcacgtcaactaatataattacaatgaaaatatttaaaataaaaaactttactGCTACAAAatgaattattcataaattagtTATTGATATCATTTAAAATgtaaactttaatttataagattcaaattttattttttttatttttttatttttttacaattcaaattataatatgagcATTGCTATATATGTTATCCACActgatttataaatagatatatatatattttttttataaaaatacgaAAACACTAAGGTGGTACTAGGGCAAGCGACAATGTGTATTGAATTGGGTATTGAATcgtgtattgtattttttttaaaaagcatgtgtgtatttttttaaaaaaatatacacaaatatttataaaaaagaattattcgATACACTTTTTCGGTATGCTTTGTCGGTGGAatgatatattcataaaaatataaaaatatctaaatactaATGTGATGAAATCTAGAACTTAAAAACAGCAGTTGGGATTCTCATGCATTTCGATCTCAGCTTATCAGTCTTAAGCTGAAAGGCCACAAACTGATTAAGTGTCTGCATGTAGAGGGCTTGTTGTTGATGACAACTCTTCTATCAACTTGTAAGCGTCAGTTCAATATAGTGAAACTTCTAcgatatattttgtatgagggaATCTGATGCCATAACTGTTAGGAATTTGGACCTCCCAAATTCACCTCCTAAGATCCACcaccctttggtgaaatatgaaaaaaaacagcgaaataataataacacaagaatttacgtggaaactcctaaaacaggagaaaaaaaccaccagacccaaagaataaaatatactatgtgaaaaattattacaattacacaatttttctcattaccccaaatgacacccacaaacTTCTCCACTAGCAAAATTTTAACTCTCACATCTTTTcgtttttacaagaaaatgatAATAGAGGAATTTTCTTAGAGTCATAAGTTACTAATTAAGCTTATGACTTTGTGTAATTAACTAAGAGGCTAAGCCTCCTTTTTATAGGCCATGGGGCCTCTTCCTTATTTTTCTCCCACCGATGTAGGATTCACACAAATGAGCAAAACCCAACAATGTGCACCTTGCGATTTTGGCTGATCCCACAGCCACACTCCATCGCAATAAAGATCTTCATAACTTCTACTATCAtgctccaccataaaagcatacccACTCAGAATAAACCAATTTCAAGTATTTCAATTTCGGCCCATGTCGAAAATAACCTTGTtgaaaaattatggtgcaacTTCCACGTTTGGCTTTCCTGGAAGTTCATTAGTCATCGACATAAATTTCCACCACACACCCTACATTAATGCCAAACCAATGCCTGTGTACAAACTTGTGGACCcgctaacattaacacatcaTCTATCATGGCAACTTTGGGAATTAGCGACATGCCATGAGGATGTACATGTCTCTTTAACAGACATCGTCTTCCATGGAGAGAGACACAACGTTAGTTTCATTACCAGTATCTCCATTTACTGATTTGGAGCCACTTGCCGGACCTGCTCCTTCTCTTGGACAATTTTTCTTGATGTGCCCAGATTATCCACACCCCTAGCAGACTACTTTCATCTTCATGAAGTTATTATTCTTCCCATTACCAGCTACTACCAATGCTAAGTTTCCAGGTGGACCATTTCTTTGACCACATAGTATTCTTTCTTCAGAAAAGAGTTTACTGGTAACctctgaaaaattattttctccttctCATGTATCAAAATAGGTTTCATATGCTCATAGGAAGGTGGAAGAGACCAGATGAGCCTCAATGCTTGATCCTCATAATCAATTTTAACTCAAATAGATTCTAACTCAGAGACAATGCCATTGAGAGCacttaaatgatctgaaatagtATTACATTCACTCATCCGCAGTGTATGAAACTGCTCCTTCAGGTACACCCGATTTGAGACGTCTTTCGTCTGATACAACTCTTCGAGCTTTTTCCAGAGTTCCTTTGACGTAGATATTCCATGTATATTTGCAAGAACATTCTTGGCCAAGCACAGACGTATCGCACTTGCTGCTCTCAAATCCAGATCTTCTCATTCTTCATCGCTCATTACAGATCTGCTATTTGTTTCATTAATCACGTTAGTGTCGCTACTGACTTCAGGGGTTGGTCTGCTCTTCAATGCCTTGTGTAATCCTGATTGAATCAATACATCCTTGACTCGAACttgccacaagccaaaattgattctcccatcaaatttctctACCTCATATCTAATAGGATTTGAACTCTTACTTCCTGACATTGCCTCTATGAATTTTACCGTAGAAATGAATAGTACTCACTAAGTAAGTTCCCATGAAAGATTATTCTTTCATAGTCAGAACTTCAAGGTTCCCAAGAAAGATTGGAGAGTCATACTGGACCACTTAAATACCAATCTCCTAGATAGAACCTCTTTAGACTGTACGTATCCACACTACCACATAAAAACTCCACCCACCAAAAAGAACCTAGTGGCTCTTATGCCACTTGTTAGGAATTTGGACCTCCCAAATTCACCCCTTAGGATCCAccatttggtgaaatatgaagaaaaatagagaaataataacaacacaagaatttatgtggaaactcccaaaacatgagaaaaagccaccagacccagagaagaaaataaactatgtgaaaaattattacaatcacacaatttttctcctcaccccAAATGACACCTACAAAGTTtccccactagcaaaactttaactcttactttttttctgttttacatAAAAAAGATAATAGATGAATTTTCttagagtcacaagttactaatTAAGCTTATGACTTAGTGTAATTAACTAAGAGGCTAAACCTTATTTTTATAGGCCATGGGGccttcttcttatttttctccCATCGATGTGGGATTCACACAAAGGAGCAAAACCCAACAATAACGACATTGAATTCAAGATTTTCTGCATTTGGAAATGAAAATGATACGTAGGATTACAATTTATTGTTGCAGCTccgttttttattcttttaacaacattttttatagattttttatatgcTAAAAAGGCAAGCTTGGAGGATAGGAACATAACACACATCAAGTTTAGGTAACGACAATGCAGATATTGCCTCAGAGCACTAGTAGTGGACTAGACTTAACCAAATTTTGGCTAAAGTTTAGCTAAGTTGCACAATCTACTTCAATGGACTCAATAAATCTACAGTAATTTTAGCCCAAGATTTGTTTACTgtccaaatattattttcaccatagaaaatttatcttttcacTGTCTGCTATTCTTCCcacataagaagaaaaatatgaaggAAAACTCCTCTTACTCCCGCGCAAGAAGAGAAAGATGAAGgaaattaattgaataaaactaTACCTAAGCAacactaaaagaaaaattgaacttCAACAGCTGCAACCGAAGGAAAGCATTCCTCTTTAACAGTTGTAGCCGAAGAACTCCCACCGTAAGCCACGCCGTCGACATATCCCACATTCGCCGCCGAACACATGTCTCTCACAGTCGCCACCGTAAGCCACGCCAAATGCCTCCTGATatgcttcctttttctttttcttttttctagggCTGCATTTTATTCTATTTGGTTGCCACCAGATGTTTTAgacatttttagatttttttggcGTAATAATaactttgaaatttcaattaattaaggTACGTATGTGATCCTTGTTTTGAATTACTGTAAAACTCtattagttttaataaaattgaatttttttattatattttgtgtgagaatatATGATGGATTTCTACACAATGGTATTTACTGTATGAATTTAAACAAATTGCTTCTTTATTTGCTTTTCTAATATTCTGGTTTGTGATCTTGTTCATTATTATAACCATAACAAGTAGAGTAATCTCGATGGCCTCTTATTCTCGTCCTCTCATCTCTTGATGCAtgcttgtttgtttatttggttGCAGATAAATAGTTCAAATTGTTCATTTAAAATCCTCACATCTTTTGTTCTGAATGGATACATACACTCATCGTGATGCATACTTCACAAATCTTCTAAATAACAATGACTTTTTAATAGGATCCAcaaatgagattaatgaacaACAACTCTCTCCACCCTGAGTTGAGGTTATTGAAGTTCAACAGAAGGGATGAAAATCACAACAAGATAATAATTTTAGTAACGATGAAGATTTGATACTTGTGGAGGGATGATTTGAAGTTTCCTTAGATGCGATGCaagaaaaagatcaaaagcACATGATGTTGTAGAAAAGAatccatatttattttgaagaaaacaagaaatttgatTCTACACGTAACTACAATATCTAATGAATTGATGGTCGACAATTTAACAAGcggtaaataaattttgtggttACTTGGCACAAGTTGAAGGAATGCATCCAAGTGGTTGTAATGAGCAATGTAAGGTATGTTTTCCACCTTTTAAGCCTTTTTTTAACATGCTAATTGTTTTGCACCATGCATTGCAGAAGTtgaatatcatatatatatatttacttaattatataaGGTGAGTTTCATATTGAGTTTCATGGTGCTTTATGCATGTAGATTGGTAAGGCAAATGTCATGTACCTAGAATTACAGAAGAAAACTTTTTACTTTGATTATTGTTAGCGCGTGTTGAGATTCCATCCAAAGTGGGTGGAACATATGGAAATAAAGAAACGAAAAAACCAAGTTCAAATACTTCGACACCAAATTCAGTAAATTTGGACGAAGATAAGGATTTTCATGCAACATCTTAAAATTTGGATCGACCAATAGGTTGTAAagcagaaaaagagaaatgaaagagaaa
This region of Juglans regia cultivar Chandler unplaced genomic scaffold, Walnut 2.0 Scaffold_128, whole genome shotgun sequence genomic DNA includes:
- the LOC118343775 gene encoding probable nucleolar protein 5-2, with protein sequence MILLFETPAGFALFKVLDEKKLNKVEDLWKEFSSAETARQVVKLKAFSKFENTAEALEAATLLIDSKPSKGLRKFLRAHCSGETLAVADSKLGNIIKDKLKIECVHSQAVMELMRGVRHQMTELISGLGVQDFAPMSLGLSHSLSRYKLKFSADKVDTMIIQAIGLLDDLDKELNTYAMRVREWYGWHFPELTKIVADNIHYAKTVKLMGDRVNAAKLDFSEILSDEVETELKEAAMISMGTEISDLDLVNIKELCDQVLSLSEYRAQLYEYLKNRMNMIAPNLTVLVGELVGARLIAHGGSLLNLSKQPGSTIQILGAEKALFRALKTKHATPKYGLIYHASLVGQAPPKFKGKISRSLAAKTALAIRYDALGDSQDNSLGLENRAKVEARLRNLEGRELGRFSGSAKGKPKIEVYDKDRKKGAGGLITAAKTYNPSADSVLGQMANTAADNGEVPKKRKAEEPTPTEEAVEAPATSKKEKKKKEKKEKKKVDEAETAVPIDGNEHAEEEEAGTKEKKKKKKKKKHSDVDAVAQNGDENVDSIDKKEEKKKKKRKHAEQEESAELPSKTKKKKKKSED